Part of the Pseudoalteromonas undina genome, TTGTTTGTAAATTAGGTAGAGTTATTTTGCTAATTTGTATTGTGCATTCATGCATTTTATTGATAACGTTAGTAAAAGATACAGTAAATAACCTGCTCGCTAGTTATGTTGGTTATACTCTTTACTTTTTGCTGACTGAGCAAGCAAATTGATTTTAGCGTGGGTTTAGGTGTTTTATATGAGTTTAATTAAATAGTCATTATGGTGCGTTTTTCTATTTTAGTCTGTGATGACTCAACCGTTGCTCGTAAACAAGTGGTCCGCTGTTTAAATGAGTGCATAGATGCCGATATTCAACAGGCAAAAAATGGTAAGGAAGCCTTGGAGCAGTTGCATCATGGGCAGTTTGATCTTCTATGCCTCGATTTAACCATGCCTGAAGTGGATGGTATTGAAGTACTTGAGCAAGTTAAAGCAAATAAAATAGAAACTTATGTATTGGTAATTTCTGCTGACATTCAACAAAAAATGCGAGAGCGGGTAGCGCAACTTGGTGCAATTGATTTCATTCATAAACCTATTAATAAAATACAACTTAACGACGTTTTGCATAAGTTTGGCATTTATTAATAAAATTCATGATGAAAAAGACTGTTTTATCTTCTAATTTAGGGTTGACAGAATAGCCTTTGTTAAGGCAGTCTTAAGCTTATGAAAACATTTAGTCTTGTAACGACCATTATTATTACAACCACCATTCTTACTGGATAGTGGCATAGGTCGGTGCAACAAATTTAAAGGCCTGTGTTCACTTAGAACACAGGCCTTTTTTCGTTTTATGGAATGAGGAAACATAAAAAATGCGCGTTTTAAAATTTGGTGGCTCATCGCTCGCTGACTTTGCCTGCTTAGAGCAAGTAGCTGCTCTAGCTAAGGCACAATTAAAAGATGAAATGTTACTGGTGCTTTCAGCGCCTGGCGGTATGACAGATTCGCTTGTTGCGTTGGCTAGTGCCGCAGAGCAGGGGCAGGATTTCAACCCGTTGTGGGATGCACTTGTTACCCGCTGCAATGCTTTAAAAGCGGCTGTAGAGGAAAGACAAGGAACAGTTCAAAACTGGCCGGACTTTAACGAATTGAAAAATAAGCTTGATGGGGTTGCACTAATTAAGTGTTGCCCAGATAAAATCAGGGCTTTTATTATTAGCTTTGGTGAACGTGTTAGCGTATCGCTAATGCAAAGCCTACTAGCCGATCATAACGCGCATTATTTACAAGCAACAGACTGTATTGTTTCAACGGGTGGACACATAGACGCTGAAGCCGATTTAGTCGCCAGTAAAGCCCGTTTTCAAGCGGTACTAAAAGAGTCGCCAGCAACGGTTTACATTATGCCTGGCTTTACTGCAAGTAATAATAAAGGTGAGCTCACAACACTTGGTCGAAATGGCTCTGATTATTCAGCGGCGATTGCTGCAGCGTGTTTAGAGGCGCAAGTGTGCCAAATATGGACTGACGTTGATGGTGTATACAGCGCCGATCCGCGTTATATCAAAAAAGCCACTAAGGTTGATTTCCTATCTTACAAAGAGGCGATGGAGCTTTCTTATTTTGGCGCTAAAGTGTTGCACCCTAAAACTATCCTACCGTGTGCAAAAGCTGGAGTGCCATGCGAAATTAAAAACACTCATAACCCAGATGCGCAAGGCTCACTAATTAGTAACGATACGGTATCTGATGAACCAGTAAAAGCACTCTCAAGCCTACAAAACTTAGCTATGTTGACCGTTTCGGGCCCTGGTATGAAGGGCAAAGTGGGCATGGCATCGAAAGTATTTAATGCATTAGCGCATGATAACGTGTCAATCGTACTGATCACTCAATCATCATGTGAATTTAGCATCAGTTTTTGTGTTCATGAAAGTGATTTAAATCTAGCGTTGAATGCGTTGCAAGTGGCCTTTGACTTAGAGTCAAAAGCAGGCTTAATTGAGCCGGTAAATGTGCAACGTAATTTAGCAATTGTAACGCTAGTGGGCGATAACATGCGCGCACATAAAGGCTTAGCTGCTAAGTTTTTTGCATCGCTTGCTCAAGCACAAGTAAACATTGTTGCCATAGCGCAAGATTCAACTGAAAGCGCTATTTCTGCGGTTATTGATGGTGAGTTGTGTAATGACGCGGTTAAAATCTGTCATGAAAACTTTTTCACTCATGTGCCTTCAATCGATGTGTTTTTATTGGGGTGTGGCTTAGTCGGTCAAGAGCTAATAAACCAGCTTGAACGTCAACAAGCATGGCTTGAAAAGCGTAATATTAAATTAAACCTATACGGTGTGGCTAATTCTCGTCAATTACACCTTGATGGTGAAGGCATTGCTTTTGATGATTGGCAACAAAAACTAACGCAATCAGAGCAAGCATTTGATTTAAAATTAGTAGAACAGTTTGTTAAGCAAAATCACTTGGTTAACCCTGTGCTAGTTGATTGTACTTCATCAGATGCCTTGGCTTCGCAATACGTCGATTTTTTAAATGCGGGTTTCCACGTTGTGGCCGCTAACAAAAAAGCGACGACTAGTTCATATACTTATTACCAAGACTTAATTGCAGCAACGCATAAAAATAACCGTAAATTTTTATACGAAACTAACGTAGGTGCGGGTTTGCCTGTAATTGATAACTTGCAATCACTCTTTGGTGCTGGCGATGAATTACTTGAATTTAGTGGTATTTTATCTGGCTCACTTTCGTACATGTTTGGTGCCCTTGAAGATGGTTTATCACTCTCTGAAGCAACAATTAAAGCGAAAGAAAGTGGCTTTACTGAACCCGATCCTCGCGATGACTTATCGGGAACAGACGTAGCACGTAAACTACTTATCATTGCCCGCGAAGCAGGTATGAAATTGGAGCTTAGCGACATAGAAGTGGAGTCTGTACTACCACAAGGCTTCGCCCAAGGTGACAATGTTGATGAGTTTATGGCAAAGCTACCAAGTCTGGATGCTGACTTTAACGACCGTATTCAAAGTGCAGCGAGTGAAGGTAAAGTACTTCGCTATGTAGGCACAATTAAAAATGGACACTGTAAAGTAGGTATTGAAGCGGTAGATTCATCACACGCATTAAGTGTAATTCGTGATGGTGAAAATGCGCTGGCTATTTTAAGCCAATACTATCAGCCAAGTCCGTTTGTTATCCGTGGTTATGGCGCAGGCTCTGCAGTAACTGCTGCGGGTGTATTTGCCGATATTCTTAAAACACTATCACGCTAGGGGGCGGTTATGATTGAAGTTTATGCGCCAGCCTCTATTGGTAATTTTACGGTTGGTTTTGACTCCCTCGGTGCGGCGTTAGCCCCGATTGATGGCAGCTTGCTGGGGGATGTGGTTACTATATGTGAAGCGCCTCGTGATGAGTTTATTTGTAGTGGCGAATACGCCCATAAACTCCCAAGCGATGCGAATGAAAACTTAGCGTATCAATGTTTAGTGCATTTTCGTACACATGTAGCACCGAATATGCCAGCCGTAAAATTAGAGTTGAAGAAAAACCTGCCTATAGGGTCTGGGTTAGGCTCAAGTGCTTGCTCTGTTGTTGCGGCATTTGCAGCGCTGGATAAGTTTGCTCAAACTAATTTAAGCCAAGTTGAGTTAATAGAGCTAATGGCCGATTTTGAAGGCTTGGTAAGCGGTGGACGTCATTATGACAATATCACTCCTTGTTATCTTGGTGGCTTACAATTAACGGGCGACTTAATTCCAAATAAATCAATAGCGTTACCTGTTGATGAAAACTGGTATTACGTTGCCGCATTTCCTGGCTTTTCGCTCAATACCGCAAAGGCACGCTCTGTTTTACCAAAAGAGCTAAGTATGCATGCGGGGGTTGAGTTTGCGCAGCGATTATCGGCTTTTAGCAGTTTATTACTGACTTCACGTTTTGATGAGGCGCTTTGTATTATGCAAGACAATATTGCTGAACCACATCGTGCGCCACTAATAAATGGTTTTGATCAAGCCAAACTTAGTTTGCCAGAACTCGGTGCTGAAGTGGTGAGTATTTCAGGCGCAGGGCCGACCTTGTTTAGTGTATGTAAAACGCTTGAAGCGGCAGAGCAATGCGCGCAGTGGCTAGAGGAAAATTACATCAACGAGCAAGGTTTTTGCCATATTTGTAAATTAGATAACGACGGCACGCGTCAATTAAATGTTTTATAGGATCAAGAGTCATGCAATTACATAATTTAAAAGAATATTCACAAAAAGTGTCGTTTGTTGAAGCTGTAAAAACAGGACTGGGGCGTAATCAAGGGGTGTTTTTTCCTGAGTCGTTAGCGCCATTAAGTGATGTTGATGCATTACTCGATATGGACTTTGTTACTCGCAGCGGCAAAATTTTATCGCACCTTATTGGTGATGAGCTACCAAGTGATACTGTTGCCCAGATGGTTAAGAATGCGTTTAACTTTCCGGTTAAGCTGGTGGAAGTTGAAGACAATACCTATTGCTTAGAGTTATTCCATGGCCCAACACTGGCGTTTAAAGATTTTGGTGGCCGCTTTATGGCGGAGTGTTTAGCGCAGTTTAACCATGGTGAAAAAGTGACAATATTGACAGCAACGTCGGGTGATACCGGTGCCGCTGTCGCGCATGCTTTTTATAATAAGCCAAATATTGATGTGGTTATTTTATACCCTAAGGGCAAAATTTCACTCGCTCAGCAAAAGCTATTTACTACACTCGGTGACAATATTCATTGTTACGCGATAGAAGGCAGTTTTGATGATTGCCAAGAGTTGGTTAAAAAATCATTTTTAGATGAAGAGTTAAAAGCAAAACTTGGTTTAAATTCAGCAAATTCAATCAATATTAGCCGCTTAGTTGCGCAAGTTTGTTATTACTTTGAGGCAATAGCACAGCTGCCAAAAGAAAAGCGTGCTACAGCGCATATTTCAGTACCCAGTGGTAATTTTGGTAATGTGTGTGCGGCTATGATTGGCGCTGTTATTGGTATGCCAGTAGGTAAACTCAGTGCGACTACAAACCAAAATGATACTGTGCCACGTTATATGCTTGATAAGCAGTGGACGCCCAGCGCCACTATTGAGTCACTGTCTAATGCTATGGATGTCAGTAAACCTAATAACTGGCCACGTGTGCAATCAATGTTAGATAATAACTGGTTTAGTTATGACAATTTTTATTCTGTTAGTGTGGATGAGCAAAGCACAAAATCAGTGATGAAAAAAATTCAACAGCTTGGCTATATTGCAGAGCCTCATACCGCGATTGCCTACCAAGGGCTTGTTGAAAATAAAGCAACAGATGCTGCAGGTATCTTTTTAGCGACTGCACACCCAGCTAAATTTAAAGAAAGCGTTGAAGAGGTGCTAAATACCGAAATAGCCATGCCAAAACCGCTAGCAGATGCGCTTGCAAAACCGTGTTTAGCCATTGATATGCACAATGATTACGACGATTTACGCAGCGAGTTATTTGCTAAGCTTGGTTAAAATCACACGTTTAGAAAAAGCGGCTTAGGCCGCTTTTTTGTTTGTTTATGTGTCGCTTTAGGCATAACGCATAAGCTAAATAAATGTAATAAATAAAATTCATTTAAAATTGTTATTAGTTTATAAAAAAATATCATCATCAAAATGCTGTGAAATAGTTTCAATCCCTGTTTAAATATCCTCAACTTAAGAGCGTAGGCAAAGAGTCGTTTTAAGCGTACAATAAAGCCTGTAAAAAATACCCATACACGTTGCCCAGGAGACCCCAATGTTAGAACGTAGCATGAATATTTCGGACTTTGATCCAGAGTTATTTGACGCGATGAGCAAAGAAACATCACGTCAAGAAGAGCACATTGAGTTAATTGCATCTGAAAACTACTGTAGCCCACGCGTACTAGAAGCGCAGGGTTCTCAACTTACTAACAAATATGCTGAAGGCTACCCGGGCAAACGTTACTACGGTGGCTGTGAGCACGTTGATGTGGTTGAGCAGTTAGCGATTGACCGCGCAAATGAATTATTTGGTACAGATTACGCAAACGTGCAACCACATGCGGGTTCACAAGCGAATGCCGCTGTTTTCCAAGCACTATTAAGCCCACTTGATACTGTTTTAGGTATGAGCCTAGCGCACGGTGGTCACTTAACACACGGCTCACACGTAAACTTCTCAGGTAAAACATACAACGCAATTCAGTATGGCCTTAACGAAGAAACTGGCGAAATTGATTACGCACAAGTTGAAGCGTTAGCACTTGAGCACAAACCAAAAATGATCATTGCTGGTTTTTCTGCATACTCAGGTATTGTTGATTGGGCTAAATTCCGTGAAATTGCAGACAAAGTAGGCGCATACTTATTTGTTGATATGGCGCACGTTGCAGGTTTAATTGCTGCGGGTGTTTACCCAAGCCCTGTGCCATTTGCTCACGTTGTAACAACCACAACACACAAAACATTAGCCGGCCCTCGCGGTGGTTTAATCATTTCTGCGTGTGGCGATGAAGATATTTACAAAAAGCTAAACAGCGCTGTTTTCCCAGGTGGCCAAGGTGGTCCTTTATGTCATGTTATTGCTGCTAAAGCGGTGGCATTTAAAGAAGCACTTCAACCTGAATTTAAAACATACCAAACTCAAGTTGTTAAAAATGCTCAAGCAATGGTTGCAGTATTACAAGAGCGCGGCTACAAAGTAGTATCAGGTAAAACTGACAACCACTTATTCTTACTTGATTTAATCGATAAAGATATCACAGGTAAAGATGCAGATGCTGCCCTAGGTAATGCGAATATCACGGTTAACAAAAACTCAGTACCGAACGATCCTCGTTCACCATTTGTTACTTCTGGTTTGCGTATTGGTTCACCAGCAATCACTCGTCGTGGCTTTAAAGAAGCTGAGTCAAAAGAGTTAGCTGGCTGGATCTGTGACGTGCTAGACAACATCGAAGATGAGTCAGTACAAGCGCAAGTAAAAGAAAAAGTGAAAGCAATTTGTGCAAAATTACCTGTTTACGCTTAATCCAAGAGTAAAACAGTAATTTAGATCACAACTGCACACATTTTTGTTATGATAATGGCCGCTATTATAGCGGCCATTTTTTGTTTTTAAAACGGAAACACACAGTTATGCATTGCCCATTTTGCACCGCCAAAGATACTAAAGTTATTGATTCTCGCCTGGTCGGCGGGGGACACCAAGTACGTAGACGTCGTGAATGTAATGAGTGCCACGAACGGTTTACCACCTTTGAAGGGGCTGAATTAGTCATGCCGCGAGTGATTAAGCAAGATGGCAGTCGTGAACCGTTTAATGAAGATAAGTTACTAAATGGCTTAACTCGCGCTCTTGAAAAACGCCCCGTAAGTACCGAACAAGTTGATGAAGTCGTTAATATAATTAAATCCCAGCTGCGAGCCACCGGCGAGCGTGAAGTGTCTAGCCATTTGGTGGGTGAGTGTATTATGGAAGCGCTGAAAAAATTAGATAAAGTAGCCTATGTAAGATTTGCCTCAGTATATCGCTCGTTTGAAGATATACGTGAGTTTGGTGAAGAAATAGCTCGCTTAGGAGAGTAGTAATGACCATGCAAAGCTCGTTTTCAGAGGATGATAAACGTTATATGGCACGTGCCATTGAGCTGGCAAAAAAAGGGCGCTTTACCACCACTCCTAATCCTAATGTAGGCTGTGTACTCGTAAAAAATAATAAAGTAATAGGTGAAGGGTTTCATCAGTTAGCGGGTCAAGGTCACGCAGAGGTAAACGCACTGACTATGGCTGGCGAAAATGCAAAAGGCGCAACCGCTTATGTAACACTTGAGCCTTGCAGTCATTATGGTCGAACACCGCCATGTGCTGAAGGGCTAAAAGCAGCAGGTGTAAAAAAAGTGGTTGCTGCTATGGTTGACAGCAACCCGCAAGTTGCAGGCAAAGGCCTGAAAATTTTAGCGGATGCTGGTATAGAAGTCGCTTACGGATTACTTGAAGAGCAAGCTCGCGCATTAAACCTTGGGTTTTTTAAGCGCATGGAGCAGGGATTACCCTTTGTAACCTGCAAAATGGCCGCCAGTATTGATGGTAAAACAGCGCTTAAAAATGGCCAAAGTAAATGGATAACTGGGCCCGCTGCGCGCCAAGATGTGCAGCTTTATCGTGCTCAGAGTTGTGCAATTTTAACTGGTGCTGATACAGTCTTGATGGATGATGCAAAACTAAATGTACGCCCAGAAGAACTTCCGCACTCTTTACCGACCAATTTACCACTGCGCCAACCTGTTCGCGTTATTATTGATTCCCAAAACAGACTTACCCCTGAACTTGCCTTATTTTCAATTCAAAGTGAGGTGATAATATTCACCACTCGGGTTGATAAATCGCATCAGTGGCCTCATTTTGTTAAACAGATCGAAGTCCCCGAAAAGAACAATAAAGTAGACTTACAAGCAGCGCTGCAAAAGCTAGCGCAATTACAGTTTAATAATGTGTGGTTAGAAGCGGGTGCCACATTGGCCGGAAAAATGGCTGAACTTGATTTAATTGATGAGTTTGTTTTTTATATTGCCCCTAAGTTAATGGGTAGCGATGCAAGAAGTTTACTGAATTTCCCAGAGTTAATGAGTATGCAAAATACCATTAATTTAACTTTTAATGAGTGTGTGCCAATTGGTGATGATTTACGTATCACAGCACACAAAAAAGCTCATTAATCATTTTATATAAAGAGTAGCACTATGTTTACTGGAATAGTTGAAGCGACAGGTAAAATTGCGTTATTACAAAAAAAACAAGGTGATTTAGCTATTCGTATTCAAAGTAAAAACCTTGATATGAGTGATGTTAAGTTAGGTGACAGTATTGCAACCAACGGTGTATGCCTCACTGTTGTTGATAAGCATATAGATGGCTTTAGTGCTGACTTATCAAATGAAACGATTAGCTTAACGGGGTTTGCACATTACGCTTTAGGGCAAACAGTTAACTTAGAAAAGGCGATGCAACCTGTATCGCGCCTCGGGGGGCATTTAGTGTCTGGTCATGTTGATGGTATTGCCACTATCACAGCAATAAATACCAATGCACGAGCAACCGAATATTGGTTAGCCACCGACGAAAATTTAATGAAATACATTCCTTATAAAGGGTCTGTGTGTATTGATGGTATTAGCTTAACGGTCAATGCAGTTGAAGGTAATAAATTTAAACTAACGATTGTGCCACACACCAGCGGGCAAACGACCATAGCCGATTTTCAAGTCGGTACCAAAGTGAATCTAGAGGTCGACCAAATAGCACGTTATTTAGAGCGCCTTGTAAAGGGAGCTGAGCATCCTACTGGTTCAGATATTTCGATGAGCTTACTCGCTAAAGCGGGCTTTATAAAATAACGATATTGACAACTTATACGAGCAACTTATGAATTTAAACAGCGCACAAGAAATAATAGATGACATTAAAGCCGGTAAAATGGTTATTTTAATGGACGATGAAGACAGAGAAAATGAAGGCGATTTAATTATTGCTGCTGAGCACATAAGTGCAGAAGCAATTAACTTTATGGCGACTCATGGCCGTGGGTTAATTTGTTTAACCATGACCCAAGAGCGTTGCTCGCAACTTGATTTACCGCTGATGGTTAAAAATAACGGTGCTGCATTCTCGACCAACTTTACTATGTCTATTGAAGCATCAAAAGGGGTTACGACGGGGATTTCTGCAGCGGATCGTGCTCGCACTGTTCAAGCTGCAATTGCTAAAGGCGCAGTGCCAAGTGATATTGTACAGCCTGGGCATATTTTCCCTATTATGGCGCAACCTGGCGGCGTATTAACGCGCGCAGGGCACACTGAAGCTGGCTGTGATTTAGCGCGTTTAGCGGGACTTGAGCCGTCATCAGTGATTGTAGAAATTCTAAATGAAGATGGCACCATGGCGCGCCGCCCTGATTTAGAAGTATTTGCTAAGCAACATGATATTAAAATTGGCACCATTGCTGATTTAATCGAATACCGTAACTTAAATGAAACCACTATTGAGCAAGTTGCAAAATGTAAATTGCCAACTGAGCATGGCGAATTTGACTTAGTAACTTACAAAGACACCATTGACGGGCAGCTGCACTATGCATTGCTTAAAGGTGAAATAAAACAACAAGAACCAACGTTAGTGCGAGTGCACTTACAAAGTACCTTTAACGATATTTTACTCTCTGATCGTAATGCTGATCGTAGTTGGGGATTATCGCAAGCAATGGCGTATATAGCTGAGCATAATGGCGCTTTAGTCATCTTAGGTAAGCAAGAAAGCACTGACGAATTAGAAGCGACTGTTAAAGCATTCGCTGCAGCTGATGCTGGCGAGAGTGTAACGCCACGCAAATTCCAAGGTACTTCACGTACCGTAGGTGTAGGCTCGCAAATTTTGGCTGATTTAGGTATCCAAAAAATGCGTTTGATGAGTTTACCGAAAAAATATCATGCATTATCAGGCTTCCATTTAGAAGTTGTTGATTACGTAGAGCCACAATAATTACACGCTAGGCTATTATTTTATTTATGTGGTATAATGCGCAGCAATTTTTGCGCAACCGAAATCGCTTAAACTTATTTTTAGGGTTATCAAATGAAAATTATTGAAGGTAATAAATACGCTCCAGGCAAAAAGTTTGCCATTGTCATTTCCCGTTTCAATGACTTTATTGGTAGTAGCTTGCTTGCAGGTGCTGTTGATGAGCTAAAACGTACTGGTGGAGTATCAGAAGATGATATTACCGTAATTTACGTACCAGGTGCGGTTGAATTACCTTTAGCAGCGAAACGCGTTGCAGCAAAAAAAGAATATGATGCAATTATCGCCTTAGGTGTAGTGATCAGAGGGGGCACGCCTCACTTTGATCTCGTCGCTGGCGAGTCAAATAAAGGGCTTGCACAAGTATCACTTGAGTACGATATCCCGGTTGCATTTGGCGTATTAACCACTGAAAGCATTGAGCAAGCAATTGAGCGCGCAGGTACCAAAATGGGTAACAAAGGCGGCGAAGCTGCTTTAGGTGCGCTTGAAATGGTTAATGTGTTAGATAAAATTTAAGTTTAAGGAATTTTTGTGAAACCAGCAGCAAGACGTAAAGCACGTATCTTAGCACTTCAAGCCGTGTATTCATGGCAATTAAGCGGCAATGCAATTGCCGATATCGAACAACAAATGTTGATCGAAAACGATGTGACTAAAATTGATGTTGAATATTTTAAAGATTTAGCGCGTGGAGTTGCAGTAAACCACAAGCAACTAGACGAAGCTGTATCGCCTCATTTAACTCGTCCATTTGATGAATTAGACGAAGTTGAACGTGCAATCTTACGTTTAAGCAGCTACGAGCTTAAATTTCGTGAAGACGTTCCTTACAAAGTGGCTATCAATGAAAGTATTGAATTAGCTAAAATGTTTGGCGCTGAAGATAGCCATAAATTTGTAAACGGTGTACTTGATAAAGCTGTAAAACAGTTACGCAAGTAATAACAACTTTAGCTGATTTTTATTATCAGATGAGTTGTTATAAATAACCGTTAAAAAGGAGAGCCGGCATAGGCCGGCTTTTTTGTGTATGAAGGAATTTGAATTAATTAATCGTTACTTTAAAGGTCGTGGCATTACTCGTCGCGATGTTAATTTAGGGATTGGAGATGACTGTGCGCTTGTCACAGTTCCAGCGAACTGTCAGCTTGCTGTAACCACAGATACCTTAGTTGCTGGGGTGCATTTTTTTCATGATATCTCCCCTCGCGCATTAGGGCATCGAGCTCTTGCTGTTAATTTAAGTGATTTAGCTGCCATGGGCGCAGAGCCTACCTGGGTATCGGTTGCACTTACGTTACCTAGTATCGATCCACAATGGATTGCTGAGCTGACTGATGGCATGCATGAAATTGCTGAGTACTTTAATGTTCAGATCATTGGTGGTGATACCACTCAAGGTCCACTTAGTATTACTATTTGTGCAAAAGGTACAGTTCCTGAAGGCACAGCATTACGTAGAAGTGGTGCAAAAGTGGGTGATTGGATTTTTGTAACCGGTCCGCTTGGTGATGCTGGGTTGGCGATTGAATCGAAAAAACAAGGCTTATCGATTGCACCTGAACACTTAAAAGATATTAATAAACGTTTAAATTTCCCCACGCCACGTGTAGCTGCTGGGCAAGCGTTACGAGGCTTGGCATCGTCGGCCATTGATATTTCCGATGGGTTACTAGCCGACTTAGGGCATGTGCTAAATTTATCACAAGTTAGTGCCACCATTAATATTGAAAATGTCCCCACCTCAGATGCCATGCAAGCGAGTCTTGATTTTGAGCAGCGACTTCCTTTTGTTCTTAACTATGGCGATGA contains:
- the ribD gene encoding bifunctional diaminohydroxyphosphoribosylaminopyrimidine deaminase/5-amino-6-(5-phosphoribosylamino)uracil reductase RibD; translation: MTMQSSFSEDDKRYMARAIELAKKGRFTTTPNPNVGCVLVKNNKVIGEGFHQLAGQGHAEVNALTMAGENAKGATAYVTLEPCSHYGRTPPCAEGLKAAGVKKVVAAMVDSNPQVAGKGLKILADAGIEVAYGLLEEQARALNLGFFKRMEQGLPFVTCKMAASIDGKTALKNGQSKWITGPAARQDVQLYRAQSCAILTGADTVLMDDAKLNVRPEELPHSLPTNLPLRQPVRVIIDSQNRLTPELALFSIQSEVIIFTTRVDKSHQWPHFVKQIEVPEKNNKVDLQAALQKLAQLQFNNVWLEAGATLAGKMAELDLIDEFVFYIAPKLMGSDARSLLNFPELMSMQNTINLTFNECVPIGDDLRITAHKKAH
- a CDS encoding riboflavin synthase, with the protein product MFTGIVEATGKIALLQKKQGDLAIRIQSKNLDMSDVKLGDSIATNGVCLTVVDKHIDGFSADLSNETISLTGFAHYALGQTVNLEKAMQPVSRLGGHLVSGHVDGIATITAINTNARATEYWLATDENLMKYIPYKGSVCIDGISLTVNAVEGNKFKLTIVPHTSGQTTIADFQVGTKVNLEVDQIARYLERLVKGAEHPTGSDISMSLLAKAGFIK
- the thrB gene encoding homoserine kinase yields the protein MIEVYAPASIGNFTVGFDSLGAALAPIDGSLLGDVVTICEAPRDEFICSGEYAHKLPSDANENLAYQCLVHFRTHVAPNMPAVKLELKKNLPIGSGLGSSACSVVAAFAALDKFAQTNLSQVELIELMADFEGLVSGGRHYDNITPCYLGGLQLTGDLIPNKSIALPVDENWYYVAAFPGFSLNTAKARSVLPKELSMHAGVEFAQRLSAFSSLLLTSRFDEALCIMQDNIAEPHRAPLINGFDQAKLSLPELGAEVVSISGAGPTLFSVCKTLEAAEQCAQWLEENYINEQGFCHICKLDNDGTRQLNVL
- the glyA gene encoding serine hydroxymethyltransferase, whose product is MLERSMNISDFDPELFDAMSKETSRQEEHIELIASENYCSPRVLEAQGSQLTNKYAEGYPGKRYYGGCEHVDVVEQLAIDRANELFGTDYANVQPHAGSQANAAVFQALLSPLDTVLGMSLAHGGHLTHGSHVNFSGKTYNAIQYGLNEETGEIDYAQVEALALEHKPKMIIAGFSAYSGIVDWAKFREIADKVGAYLFVDMAHVAGLIAAGVYPSPVPFAHVVTTTTHKTLAGPRGGLIISACGDEDIYKKLNSAVFPGGQGGPLCHVIAAKAVAFKEALQPEFKTYQTQVVKNAQAMVAVLQERGYKVVSGKTDNHLFLLDLIDKDITGKDADAALGNANITVNKNSVPNDPRSPFVTSGLRIGSPAITRRGFKEAESKELAGWICDVLDNIEDESVQAQVKEKVKAICAKLPVYA
- the nrdR gene encoding transcriptional regulator NrdR → MHCPFCTAKDTKVIDSRLVGGGHQVRRRRECNECHERFTTFEGAELVMPRVIKQDGSREPFNEDKLLNGLTRALEKRPVSTEQVDEVVNIIKSQLRATGEREVSSHLVGECIMEALKKLDKVAYVRFASVYRSFEDIREFGEEIARLGE
- the thrC gene encoding threonine synthase: MQLHNLKEYSQKVSFVEAVKTGLGRNQGVFFPESLAPLSDVDALLDMDFVTRSGKILSHLIGDELPSDTVAQMVKNAFNFPVKLVEVEDNTYCLELFHGPTLAFKDFGGRFMAECLAQFNHGEKVTILTATSGDTGAAVAHAFYNKPNIDVVILYPKGKISLAQQKLFTTLGDNIHCYAIEGSFDDCQELVKKSFLDEELKAKLGLNSANSINISRLVAQVCYYFEAIAQLPKEKRATAHISVPSGNFGNVCAAMIGAVIGMPVGKLSATTNQNDTVPRYMLDKQWTPSATIESLSNAMDVSKPNNWPRVQSMLDNNWFSYDNFYSVSVDEQSTKSVMKKIQQLGYIAEPHTAIAYQGLVENKATDAAGIFLATAHPAKFKESVEEVLNTEIAMPKPLADALAKPCLAIDMHNDYDDLRSELFAKLG
- the thrA gene encoding bifunctional aspartate kinase/homoserine dehydrogenase I codes for the protein MRVLKFGGSSLADFACLEQVAALAKAQLKDEMLLVLSAPGGMTDSLVALASAAEQGQDFNPLWDALVTRCNALKAAVEERQGTVQNWPDFNELKNKLDGVALIKCCPDKIRAFIISFGERVSVSLMQSLLADHNAHYLQATDCIVSTGGHIDAEADLVASKARFQAVLKESPATVYIMPGFTASNNKGELTTLGRNGSDYSAAIAAACLEAQVCQIWTDVDGVYSADPRYIKKATKVDFLSYKEAMELSYFGAKVLHPKTILPCAKAGVPCEIKNTHNPDAQGSLISNDTVSDEPVKALSSLQNLAMLTVSGPGMKGKVGMASKVFNALAHDNVSIVLITQSSCEFSISFCVHESDLNLALNALQVAFDLESKAGLIEPVNVQRNLAIVTLVGDNMRAHKGLAAKFFASLAQAQVNIVAIAQDSTESAISAVIDGELCNDAVKICHENFFTHVPSIDVFLLGCGLVGQELINQLERQQAWLEKRNIKLNLYGVANSRQLHLDGEGIAFDDWQQKLTQSEQAFDLKLVEQFVKQNHLVNPVLVDCTSSDALASQYVDFLNAGFHVVAANKKATTSSYTYYQDLIAATHKNNRKFLYETNVGAGLPVIDNLQSLFGAGDELLEFSGILSGSLSYMFGALEDGLSLSEATIKAKESGFTEPDPRDDLSGTDVARKLLIIAREAGMKLELSDIEVESVLPQGFAQGDNVDEFMAKLPSLDADFNDRIQSAASEGKVLRYVGTIKNGHCKVGIEAVDSSHALSVIRDGENALAILSQYYQPSPFVIRGYGAGSAVTAAGVFADILKTLSR
- a CDS encoding response regulator — translated: MVRFSILVCDDSTVARKQVVRCLNECIDADIQQAKNGKEALEQLHHGQFDLLCLDLTMPEVDGIEVLEQVKANKIETYVLVISADIQQKMRERVAQLGAIDFIHKPINKIQLNDVLHKFGIY